From a region of the Teredinibacter turnerae genome:
- the hisB gene encoding imidazoleglycerol-phosphate dehydratase HisB: MQERKAAVNRDTLETQISVALNLDGTGAATFATGVPFLEHMMDQIARHGMIDLDVRCQGDTHIDDHHSVEDIGITIGQAIHQAVGDKRGIRRYGHAYVPLDEALSRVVIDFSGRPGLEMHIPFTQKRIGSFDTELFWEFFQGFVNHAGVTLHIDCLRGHNAHHQIETVFKAFGRALRMALEVDPRMGNAMPSTKGTL, translated from the coding sequence ATGCAAGAGAGAAAAGCGGCGGTCAACCGCGACACCCTGGAGACACAAATCTCTGTGGCCCTAAACCTGGATGGCACCGGTGCGGCGACTTTCGCCACAGGTGTGCCTTTTCTTGAGCACATGATGGATCAGATCGCGCGTCACGGCATGATCGATCTCGATGTTCGTTGTCAGGGCGATACCCATATCGACGACCACCACAGTGTGGAAGATATTGGTATTACCATCGGCCAGGCGATTCACCAGGCGGTGGGTGACAAGCGCGGCATTCGCCGCTACGGCCACGCCTATGTGCCGCTCGATGAAGCGCTCTCGCGCGTAGTGATCGATTTTTCTGGTCGCCCCGGTCTTGAAATGCATATCCCGTTTACCCAAAAGCGCATTGGCAGTTTTGATACCGAGCTGTTTTGGGAGTTTTTTCAGGGCTTCGTCAACCATGCGGGCGTGACGCTGCACATTGATTGCTTGCGCGGGCACAACGCGCATCACCAGATCGAAACTGTGTTTAAAGCCTTTGGTCGCGCGCTGCGGATGGCGCTGGAAGTCGACCCGCGTATGGGCAATGCCATGCCCTCCACCAAAGGCACGCTCTAA
- a CDS encoding thioredoxin family protein, with amino-acid sequence MEKTSAATPVRHSAQSTWRTLLVYGILALIIYFGHEYLQTALGERALEQVPLEKLTLEEALSASRASGKPVLLDLAAIWCPSCRKLDQKVLSDPAVVEAIRNKYVFTRVEFESATGETVQQKYQVKGFPTLLVVDGNGDLIRQLPLSFDPREFIRSL; translated from the coding sequence TTGGAAAAGACATCCGCGGCCACGCCCGTGCGCCACTCCGCGCAATCCACCTGGCGCACGTTACTCGTCTACGGCATTTTGGCGCTCATCATTTATTTTGGTCACGAGTACCTGCAAACCGCACTCGGTGAACGCGCTCTAGAGCAGGTTCCGCTGGAAAAGCTGACATTGGAAGAGGCGCTATCTGCATCACGTGCATCCGGCAAACCGGTACTCTTGGATTTAGCTGCGATCTGGTGTCCCAGTTGCCGCAAGCTCGACCAAAAGGTGTTATCGGACCCCGCTGTTGTGGAGGCCATTCGCAATAAATACGTTTTTACCCGCGTGGAGTTTGAATCTGCCACAGGCGAAACAGTGCAGCAGAAATACCAGGTGAAGGGGTTTCCCACCTTGCTTGTGGTTGATGGTAACGGCGACCTGATACGACAACTGCCACTCAGTTTTGACCCTCGGGAGTTCATTCGCAGCCTTTGA
- a CDS encoding glycosyltransferase family 4 protein — protein MTIAHPHPELPREPTSLFDAPAESLKIALLGYRSAPHVGGQGIYIKYLAAALVRAGHQVDVYSGPPYPELDAGARLIKVPSLDLYACDNHVTALRWQHLRSFSDTYEWWTMLTGGFAEPYTFGRRLEKHLTPDDYDIIHDNQSLCYGLLKLQDRGAKVVATIHHPIHRDRELALAEQDDWGMRLLVKRWYSFLRMQERVVSGLEHIVTVSQCSQRDISAHFQLRGEVSVITNGIDINTFKPLATIRKQPLRLITTASSDQPLKGLRYLLLALNQLRQQWPAVELRIIGKLSDNSPNRKLIDELKLAAHVSFVSGISSEDLAAEYNRASVAVCPSLYEGFGLPAGEAMACELPVVSTNGGALPEVVGDAGVIVPAGDAGALAAAIHNLLDSPEHAKALGVRARQRIETHFCWDAVARQLTQYYRRVITSTC, from the coding sequence ATGACCATAGCCCACCCCCACCCAGAATTACCTCGCGAACCCACCTCCCTGTTTGACGCGCCCGCTGAGTCGCTAAAAATAGCGCTTTTGGGGTATCGCAGTGCACCGCATGTGGGAGGCCAGGGCATCTACATTAAATACCTCGCTGCCGCCCTGGTTCGCGCGGGGCATCAGGTGGATGTGTACTCTGGGCCGCCTTACCCGGAATTAGATGCCGGCGCACGCCTAATCAAGGTACCGAGCCTCGATCTCTATGCCTGCGACAATCATGTCACCGCGTTGCGCTGGCAGCACCTTCGCTCCTTTAGCGATACCTATGAATGGTGGACCATGCTCACCGGAGGCTTCGCCGAACCCTACACATTTGGGCGGCGACTCGAGAAACACCTCACCCCGGACGACTACGACATTATTCACGATAACCAGAGCCTTTGTTATGGCCTGCTGAAGTTGCAAGATCGCGGGGCGAAGGTCGTGGCCACGATTCACCACCCGATTCACCGCGACCGGGAGCTGGCGTTGGCAGAACAAGACGATTGGGGTATGAGACTGCTGGTCAAGCGCTGGTACAGTTTTTTGCGCATGCAGGAGCGGGTGGTAAGTGGCCTTGAGCACATTGTTACGGTATCCCAGTGTTCCCAGCGCGACATTTCTGCGCATTTTCAATTGCGCGGCGAAGTTTCCGTGATCACCAATGGGATCGACATAAACACGTTCAAACCCTTAGCTACGATTCGCAAACAGCCCTTGCGGTTGATAACGACCGCGTCGTCAGATCAGCCGTTGAAAGGTTTGCGCTATCTGCTGCTCGCACTAAACCAGTTGCGACAACAATGGCCTGCGGTTGAACTGCGCATTATCGGCAAACTGAGCGATAACAGCCCGAACCGTAAATTGATTGACGAGCTTAAACTGGCGGCGCACGTCAGCTTTGTCTCGGGTATCAGCAGCGAGGATCTGGCAGCGGAATACAATCGAGCGAGCGTCGCTGTGTGCCCTTCCCTGTACGAGGGTTTTGGCCTCCCCGCCGGCGAAGCCATGGCTTGCGAACTGCCCGTCGTCAGTACCAATGGAGGCGCCCTGCCCGAGGTGGTTGGCGATGCGGGAGTCATCGTGCCCGCCGGCGATGCCGGTGCGCTCGCCGCGGCGATCCACAATTTACTGGATTCGCCCGAGCACGCCAAAGCCTTGGGCGTACGCGCCCGCCAGCGTATTGAAACCCATTTTTGCTGGGACGCGGTCGCCCGGCAGCTCACGCAATACTATCGACGGGTGATCACAAGCACATGCTAA
- a CDS encoding class I SAM-dependent methyltransferase, translated as MLTIRPEKLALKPGDCVLDLGCGEGRHTLGLYFRAPLGELSEQLSLIGIDISASDLATANTRKTDFPLPESQRAGIQFVRGDGLKLPLPDASVDHLICSEVLEHIPDYHAMLGEINRVLKPGGTLCVSVPRAWPERICWWLEPRYHQVAGGHIRIFNRTALKRDLRSHGIALFSEHGAHALHSPYWWLKCLFWDRGDNFWPVRMYHRFLVWDLFRAPWLTRSLDKLLNPLLGKSIVIYGVKSPGTQ; from the coding sequence ATGCTAACCATTCGCCCAGAAAAACTGGCCCTGAAACCTGGGGACTGTGTGCTCGACCTCGGTTGTGGCGAAGGGCGCCATACCCTGGGCCTGTATTTTCGTGCGCCCCTCGGCGAACTCAGCGAGCAGCTTTCGTTAATCGGGATTGATATCTCCGCCAGCGACCTCGCCACCGCCAACACCCGTAAAACGGATTTTCCGCTGCCGGAATCCCAGCGTGCAGGCATCCAGTTTGTACGTGGCGATGGCTTAAAGTTACCCTTACCCGACGCCAGTGTGGACCATTTAATTTGCTCCGAGGTACTCGAGCACATTCCCGATTATCACGCCATGCTGGGTGAAATTAATCGTGTACTAAAGCCCGGCGGCACCCTTTGCGTCAGCGTACCCAGAGCCTGGCCAGAGCGCATTTGCTGGTGGCTCGAACCCCGTTATCACCAGGTCGCAGGCGGGCATATTCGTATTTTTAATCGCACCGCGCTTAAACGCGATCTTCGCAGCCACGGCATAGCGTTATTCTCTGAACATGGTGCTCACGCGCTACACTCACCCTATTGGTGGCTCAAGTGTCTGTTCTGGGATCGCGGCGATAACTTTTGGCCGGTGCGAATGTATCATCGCTTTCTGGTTTGGGATCTGTTTCGTGCACCCTGGCTCACCCGCTCTCTGGACAAACTACTCAATCCACTGCTGGGCAAGAGCATTGTTATCTACGGTGTAAAAAGTCCGGGGACGCAGTAG
- a CDS encoding class I SAM-dependent methyltransferase — MTFFNDFFHANRIKGFLAAEEGLALYEHALTIATTGPCLEIGSYCGKSAVYLGRACQQTENTLYAVDHHRGSEEHQPGEEYHDQDLYDARARQMDSFPAFRRTIRLAGLDDCVVPVVASSELSLRHWATPLGLVFIDGGHSPAMAMADVTGWATKLAAGGLLCIHDIYPTPEEGGQGPRLAMQAVLDSGAFTLVNRVASLAVLQRS; from the coding sequence ATGACTTTTTTTAATGATTTTTTTCACGCCAACAGAATCAAAGGCTTTCTGGCTGCTGAAGAAGGGTTGGCGTTGTACGAACATGCTCTCACGATTGCGACGACGGGGCCTTGCCTGGAAATTGGCAGTTATTGCGGCAAGTCTGCGGTGTATCTGGGGCGCGCATGCCAGCAAACAGAGAACACGCTCTATGCGGTAGATCACCACCGTGGTTCGGAAGAGCACCAGCCGGGTGAAGAATATCACGACCAGGATTTATACGATGCGCGCGCGAGGCAAATGGATAGCTTTCCTGCGTTTAGGCGTACCATACGGTTGGCGGGCCTGGACGATTGCGTGGTTCCGGTCGTGGCCAGTTCCGAGCTTAGCTTGCGGCATTGGGCAACGCCCTTGGGGCTGGTGTTTATCGACGGCGGGCACAGCCCGGCGATGGCAATGGCCGATGTGACCGGCTGGGCCACGAAGCTGGCAGCGGGCGGCCTGCTGTGTATTCACGATATTTACCCCACGCCTGAAGAAGGTGGACAGGGGCCGCGTTTGGCGATGCAGGCGGTGCTCGACAGCGGCGCGTTTACGCTGGTTAATCGGGTGGCGTCTCTGGCGGTGTTACAGCGCAGCTAG
- a CDS encoding acyltransferase: MRRNHQPWAIKFILNALNRFYVERILRPQFDRLGKCPAMLKPRSIKLTGHQIYAGDYLHIISSTEQPVTLTCWRSKQHDGKIELGNYCLISPGVKIAAAEQINIGDNCMLAAEVSISDCDWHGLYNRVRPFRCSAPVTLENNVWIGLRAIIGKGVTIGENSVVGAGAVVTGNVPPNVVVAGNPATVVKHLSPGKRYLKRDYLFQQAGDDFWNKQQALEKAFNRNNRWWYWLKTWVVPGDND, translated from the coding sequence GTGAGACGCAACCACCAGCCTTGGGCAATAAAATTCATATTAAATGCGTTGAATCGCTTTTATGTTGAACGCATTCTGCGCCCGCAATTTGATCGGCTCGGCAAATGCCCGGCCATGCTTAAACCGCGCAGTATAAAGCTGACCGGCCATCAAATATATGCGGGCGATTATCTCCATATCATCAGCAGCACCGAGCAACCGGTCACCCTCACCTGCTGGCGAAGCAAGCAGCACGATGGAAAAATTGAGCTGGGCAATTACTGCCTGATTTCACCCGGCGTTAAAATTGCTGCCGCAGAACAGATAAATATCGGGGACAACTGCATGCTGGCCGCCGAAGTCAGCATTAGCGATTGTGACTGGCACGGTCTGTACAATCGGGTGCGCCCGTTTCGCTGCAGTGCACCAGTTACGCTGGAAAACAATGTGTGGATTGGGTTGCGGGCGATTATTGGGAAGGGAGTCACTATTGGCGAAAACAGCGTGGTCGGTGCTGGCGCTGTGGTTACCGGCAACGTGCCGCCCAATGTGGTGGTTGCAGGTAATCCAGCGACCGTCGTTAAGCATTTATCGCCAGGCAAGCGTTACCTAAAAAGGGACTATTTATTTCAGCAGGCTGGCGACGACTTTTGGAATAAACAACAGGCACTGGAAAAGGCGTTTAACCGTAACAACCGCTGGTGGTACTGGCTGAAAACATGGGTCGTCCCCGGTGACAACGACTAG
- a CDS encoding energy transducer TonB, with the protein MFNVRNFVFGLCLLGPVISCSVFAVTFEQAMTYYGNKQFEQAYGAFEELAALGNERAQLNLGVMYARGEFVERDFVESAAWLKLSNDTLRNDSATKILKIISAKLSEEDQSTANARYKKLSKKYGREALDQRLFPESAIDEVSDFVGAEPLRKRVPKFPRMTLMVPGIVDVQYSVAIDGTVRNITILRATENVFRKNTIEAVRYNLYKPAAINGKSIPEFGRRMRFNYALHGSKLDADGLQGVVAPIREKAEQGGGLDKYLYAYTLTMLRSVVGGLEDSEGASLDPAADWFKKAAQDGNRLAKFELGLDLSYGKQCRADSKKSYFWLEQAADEGVMDAQVFLGSELLHGGRFEKDVDKGLEMLARAADGGYDDAILKLAWIMATHPDANVRDPQKALAYLNRFNNDDYIDELTVFETQAVVYALTGKNADAKKALKKAMKYRKKYELPDGISGDIAKAFDAGKPYLQDIL; encoded by the coding sequence ATGTTTAATGTACGTAATTTTGTATTTGGGCTTTGTCTGCTTGGGCCTGTAATTTCATGTTCCGTGTTTGCGGTAACGTTTGAACAGGCCATGACCTACTATGGCAATAAGCAGTTCGAACAGGCCTATGGCGCATTTGAGGAACTGGCCGCACTGGGCAATGAGCGGGCACAGTTGAATCTGGGCGTTATGTACGCTCGCGGTGAATTTGTCGAGCGCGATTTCGTTGAATCAGCGGCCTGGCTAAAATTGTCAAATGACACCCTGCGAAACGATAGCGCGACGAAGATTTTAAAAATAATCTCAGCGAAATTAAGCGAGGAGGACCAATCAACTGCCAATGCCCGGTATAAGAAATTATCGAAAAAATACGGGCGAGAAGCGCTGGACCAGCGCCTTTTCCCGGAGTCAGCTATTGACGAAGTTTCCGACTTCGTTGGAGCGGAACCGCTAAGAAAACGTGTGCCGAAATTTCCCCGGATGACATTAATGGTCCCGGGAATTGTCGATGTCCAATACTCCGTTGCTATCGATGGTACGGTCCGCAACATTACTATATTGCGTGCCACAGAAAACGTTTTTCGAAAAAACACAATTGAAGCAGTTCGTTACAATTTATATAAACCGGCGGCGATAAATGGCAAGTCTATACCGGAGTTTGGGCGGAGAATGCGCTTTAACTATGCTCTCCATGGCAGCAAGCTAGACGCAGACGGCTTGCAAGGTGTCGTTGCACCGATTCGCGAAAAGGCGGAGCAAGGTGGAGGGCTCGATAAATATCTCTACGCCTATACGCTCACTATGCTGAGGTCTGTGGTGGGTGGTTTGGAGGATTCTGAAGGCGCGTCGTTAGATCCCGCCGCTGACTGGTTTAAAAAGGCCGCGCAAGACGGCAACAGGCTCGCCAAATTCGAATTAGGCCTGGATCTATCCTACGGCAAACAATGCCGTGCGGATTCCAAAAAGTCGTATTTCTGGTTAGAGCAAGCCGCAGACGAAGGAGTGATGGATGCGCAGGTTTTTCTGGGCTCAGAATTACTGCATGGCGGCCGCTTCGAGAAGGACGTCGATAAAGGCCTGGAAATGCTCGCCCGTGCGGCAGACGGTGGGTACGATGATGCCATCCTAAAATTGGCGTGGATCATGGCTACCCACCCAGATGCCAATGTCCGCGATCCGCAAAAGGCGCTGGCGTACCTGAACCGCTTTAACAACGATGATTATATAGACGAACTTACGGTATTTGAGACGCAAGCAGTTGTTTACGCGTTAACGGGTAAAAACGCGGATGCGAAAAAGGCGCTCAAGAAAGCGATGAAATACCGTAAAAAATACGAGCTTCCCGATGGCATATCCGGTGATATTGCCAAAGCTTTCGATGCGGGCAAGCCTTATCTTCAGGACATCCTGTAG
- a CDS encoding PqiC family protein → MNNLLRYGLVACLLMSFAGCGVSGPKTQYYSLFPGVEANQETRLEGDDLSFGVGPIILPEYLQQTSIVSRNAGQQLTVSGVNAWGGDLNATLSRVLATNLSTLWQQDDVWAFPWDTRARPNYQVRIVFEDFSGVRGGKVTLKARWLLLGKKGKQQLAVGSQELSESTSSNSAEAYVSVLNSLLKRFSVSLSKEVKKELIAYEEFEGR, encoded by the coding sequence ATGAATAACTTATTGCGTTATGGACTAGTAGCCTGTTTGCTGATGAGTTTCGCTGGCTGCGGTGTCAGTGGCCCAAAGACTCAATATTATTCGCTTTTTCCCGGGGTGGAAGCCAATCAGGAAACCCGCCTGGAAGGGGATGATTTGTCATTCGGCGTCGGCCCTATTATCTTGCCTGAATACCTTCAGCAGACATCGATTGTCAGCCGCAATGCGGGGCAGCAGCTCACAGTGTCCGGGGTGAATGCCTGGGGTGGTGATCTCAATGCGACACTGTCCCGTGTGTTGGCGACAAACCTGTCCACCCTATGGCAGCAGGATGATGTATGGGCTTTTCCCTGGGATACGCGCGCGCGGCCGAACTATCAGGTTCGAATAGTTTTCGAGGATTTTTCCGGTGTGCGCGGCGGCAAAGTTACATTAAAAGCCCGCTGGTTGCTGTTGGGCAAAAAGGGCAAGCAGCAGTTGGCGGTTGGCTCGCAGGAATTAAGTGAATCAACCAGTTCTAATTCTGCCGAAGCCTACGTAAGCGTATTAAATAGTTTGCTAAAAAGATTTTCTGTAAGTCTATCCAAAGAGGTTAAAAAGGAGCTTATTGCTTATGAGGAGTTCGAGGGCCGCTAG
- a CDS encoding intermembrane transport protein PqiB has translation MTRILDKAVVRKVSTISPVWIVPVVAVLIALWLAVQARLERGAEVEITFENASDIIAGQTQIKLKEVNVGEVTKVRLSPDLKHVVVTAQLDRDMTPHLSENTRFWVVTPRVSATGVSNLGTLISGVYIIMDPGAAGDYQTRFQGLDEAPGFESDEPGTQYVLQAEELGSLDIGSPIYFRQIRVGEVTGYKLSGTMEHVDIHMFIRAPYDSMVQTRSRFWNVSGFGVSINADGMKARMESLASLISGGIAFDNAAGFENVQVAPDGHRFYLYPDRESVLEGRFNIKYYYQLKFSGSVRGLTVGAPVEFRGIKVGEVVDVVLASAENVSDSLLVYIAMEPERLEPDDSPTREEVDERMETMVNQGLRAQMSTASLITGSRFIDLVFVDDAEPMEFVRSENYSEIPTVPDSMEQLSSQATDILAKINKIPFDKIGTELAGSLESLNNLLTTLDKQNTAGKLDTTMDNLQQTMASANEALQQMTQVMDSVDQMVAPDSEFKYEFTEMAKSVSDAARSLQLFMDELNRHPTSLISGKEKDE, from the coding sequence ATGACAAGAATTCTAGATAAAGCCGTAGTTCGTAAAGTTTCGACTATTTCCCCCGTTTGGATTGTGCCCGTGGTGGCGGTACTGATCGCCCTGTGGCTGGCCGTGCAGGCGCGTCTGGAGCGCGGCGCAGAAGTGGAAATCACCTTTGAAAATGCTTCCGATATTATTGCGGGGCAAACCCAAATAAAGCTGAAAGAAGTGAACGTGGGGGAAGTGACCAAGGTTCGCTTGAGCCCAGACCTGAAGCACGTGGTCGTGACCGCACAGCTGGATCGCGATATGACGCCCCACCTGAGCGAAAATACCCGCTTTTGGGTGGTAACGCCACGGGTGAGCGCTACCGGTGTATCTAACCTGGGAACCTTGATTTCCGGGGTGTACATAATTATGGACCCGGGTGCGGCCGGCGACTATCAAACCCGCTTTCAGGGGCTGGACGAAGCGCCGGGCTTTGAGTCGGACGAGCCGGGAACGCAATACGTTTTACAGGCAGAAGAGCTGGGCTCGCTGGATATAGGCTCGCCAATTTATTTCCGCCAGATACGTGTTGGGGAGGTAACCGGCTACAAGCTCTCGGGCACCATGGAACATGTGGATATTCACATGTTTATCCGCGCACCCTACGACAGCATGGTCCAGACACGCAGCCGATTCTGGAATGTGAGTGGCTTCGGTGTATCCATCAATGCCGACGGCATGAAAGCGCGCATGGAATCTCTCGCATCGTTAATCAGTGGCGGCATTGCGTTCGATAATGCGGCCGGATTCGAGAATGTGCAGGTCGCACCGGACGGTCACCGCTTTTACCTCTACCCCGACAGAGAATCTGTACTCGAGGGTCGCTTCAATATTAAATACTATTATCAGCTTAAGTTTTCCGGCAGCGTGCGTGGTTTAACTGTAGGCGCACCAGTAGAGTTCCGCGGCATTAAGGTGGGCGAAGTGGTAGATGTGGTATTGGCGTCTGCGGAGAACGTCAGCGACAGCTTGCTGGTATATATTGCAATGGAACCGGAGCGGCTCGAACCGGACGATTCGCCAACCCGTGAAGAGGTCGATGAGCGTATGGAGACCATGGTAAACCAGGGGTTGCGTGCTCAGATGAGCACAGCGAGCCTGATTACCGGCTCTCGCTTTATTGACCTGGTATTTGTCGACGATGCCGAGCCAATGGAATTTGTGCGCTCCGAAAATTATTCGGAAATCCCCACAGTGCCGGACAGCATGGAACAACTGAGTAGCCAGGCTACGGATATACTCGCTAAAATTAACAAGATACCTTTCGATAAAATCGGCACCGAACTGGCGGGCAGTCTTGAGAGCCTGAACAATCTGCTGACAACGCTGGATAAACAAAATACCGCCGGCAAGCTCGACACCACCATGGACAACCTGCAACAAACCATGGCCTCTGCCAACGAAGCCCTGCAGCAGATGACCCAGGTAATGGACAGCGTCGATCAGATGGTTGCCCCGGATTCCGAGTTTAAATACGAATTTACTGAAATGGCGAAATCGGTATCCGATGCTGCACGCTCGCTGCAATTGTTTATGGATGAACTCAATCGCCATCCGACATCGCTGATTTCCGGGAAAGAAAAAGATGAATAA
- a CDS encoding paraquat-inducible protein A, translating into MAEQQFSDVQDEQPYAQQRDWLLCHSCGELQKVVSISPRHQMVCCNCDEVLHSAEPRRLELASALSVTALILFICANTLPFLTLDVGSQSQTVTILDGFFALLERQQWILAGVVITTIFLFPLIEIFAFLYLLIPYSYNRHLPGQRIVLRWLVIAESWSMLEVFMLAMVVGSVKMADMAVLHLDEGAYTFFALVAVLILTFVKLNRRHLWSWINTNNYFSMSPDEIVYDCRICHAMVGESIIDRTHECPRCHSEIHRRIPHSLQKSTALVIAAAVLYVPANVLPIMTYSTLGETETDTIFSGVVELIQQELWGVAIIVFTASILVPMAKLIILSYLIWSVKAGVKRGAKQRAFLFKLTEIVGRWSMVDVYVVTIFVSLVQFGFVYTVEPEAAIIAFGAVVILTMVAAEAFDPRLIWDVLDDKNSR; encoded by the coding sequence GTGGCTGAACAACAATTCTCTGATGTGCAAGACGAGCAGCCATATGCACAGCAACGCGACTGGCTTTTATGCCACTCCTGCGGCGAGTTGCAAAAAGTGGTTTCCATATCTCCGCGCCATCAAATGGTGTGCTGCAATTGCGATGAAGTACTCCATTCCGCTGAACCCCGCAGGCTCGAGCTTGCGTCGGCACTTTCGGTTACCGCCCTAATACTTTTTATTTGTGCGAACACACTGCCGTTTCTGACATTGGATGTCGGTTCACAGAGCCAGACGGTTACTATCTTAGATGGTTTTTTTGCCCTACTGGAACGTCAGCAATGGATTCTGGCGGGGGTAGTGATCACGACGATATTTTTATTTCCGCTGATCGAAATTTTCGCATTTTTGTACCTGCTTATCCCTTATAGCTACAACCGGCATCTGCCGGGGCAGCGCATTGTGCTGCGCTGGCTGGTGATCGCTGAATCCTGGAGCATGCTCGAGGTTTTTATGCTTGCGATGGTGGTGGGATCGGTAAAAATGGCTGATATGGCGGTGCTTCATCTGGATGAAGGCGCCTACACGTTTTTTGCGCTGGTTGCGGTACTGATACTCACATTTGTTAAGTTAAACCGTCGCCATCTCTGGTCATGGATCAATACCAATAATTATTTTTCCATGAGTCCGGATGAAATTGTGTACGACTGCCGCATCTGTCACGCGATGGTGGGAGAGTCCATTATCGATCGCACCCATGAATGCCCACGCTGCCATTCCGAAATTCACCGGCGTATTCCGCACAGCCTGCAAAAGTCGACCGCGCTTGTTATTGCGGCAGCGGTGCTTTACGTTCCGGCGAATGTGCTGCCTATCATGACCTATTCCACTCTCGGAGAAACCGAAACGGACACCATATTCTCCGGTGTGGTCGAGCTGATCCAGCAAGAGCTGTGGGGGGTTGCAATTATTGTATTTACTGCCAGCATCCTTGTGCCCATGGCGAAACTCATTATACTCAGCTACCTCATTTGGTCGGTGAAAGCTGGCGTCAAGCGGGGGGCTAAGCAGCGCGCCTTTCTTTTTAAGTTGACAGAAATTGTCGGCCGTTGGTCGATGGTCGATGTCTATGTGGTTACAATTTTCGTTTCGTTGGTCCAGTTCGGTTTTGTGTACACTGTCGAGCCGGAAGCCGCGATTATCGCATTTGGCGCCGTTGTGATTTTGACTATGGTCGCCGCGGAAGCGTTTGATCCCCGATTGATTTGGGACGTGTTGGATGACAAGAATTCTAGATAA
- a CDS encoding UbiH/UbiF/VisC/COQ6 family ubiquinone biosynthesis hydroxylase, translating into MKEPDLTTQIAIVGGGMVGLALALNLVRNAATQHVSVLLIEAGTPAEEFHGAQFDSRVVALSEASIQQLQKLDVWPMVVGKRACPYSSMSVWDGEGTGSIQFHARDLHRDTLGYIVENSVLVHSLAEQVRSSGRVRVLDRTTLVDIAVQGAAQEPSVALSLRDSGDAELTVHADLVIAADGARSQLRELAGFATREWDYGHAAIVTTVEVAASHEHTCWQRFTQDGPIALLPLQETPGFNRTDSHYCSLVWSARTPLAQELMALEDEAFCQALGRAFEYRLGEVKSVQHRVSIPLRQRHAKNYTKPGIALVGDAAHTIHPLAGQGVNLGFYDVAALAAEIARASERQIPLTDGSILRRYQRARQIHNLAAMASMEGFKRLFGADHLPLRWLRNQGMTFVNNQFLLKKQLAKIAAGQVSG; encoded by the coding sequence ATGAAAGAGCCAGACCTGACAACGCAGATCGCCATCGTCGGCGGCGGAATGGTAGGGTTGGCGCTGGCGCTCAACTTGGTGCGCAACGCAGCGACTCAACATGTGTCTGTGCTGTTGATCGAGGCGGGCACGCCAGCAGAGGAATTTCATGGAGCCCAGTTTGATTCGCGCGTAGTCGCGCTGTCGGAAGCATCGATTCAACAGCTACAAAAACTGGATGTGTGGCCAATGGTGGTTGGCAAGCGCGCCTGCCCTTACTCGTCCATGTCTGTATGGGACGGTGAGGGCACCGGCAGTATTCAGTTCCACGCGCGCGACCTGCACCGGGACACTCTGGGTTATATCGTGGAAAACAGTGTGCTCGTGCACAGCTTGGCTGAACAGGTGCGGTCGTCAGGTCGCGTCAGGGTATTGGATCGCACTACGCTGGTTGATATCGCGGTGCAAGGTGCTGCACAGGAACCTTCGGTAGCGCTGAGCTTGCGCGATAGTGGCGATGCAGAATTAACAGTGCACGCGGATTTAGTGATCGCTGCTGATGGCGCTCGCTCGCAATTACGTGAGCTCGCCGGGTTCGCCACCCGTGAATGGGATTATGGTCACGCCGCCATTGTCACTACGGTGGAGGTCGCGGCCAGTCACGAGCACACCTGCTGGCAGCGTTTTACCCAGGATGGGCCAATTGCGTTGTTGCCACTGCAGGAAACGCCCGGATTTAACCGCACTGACAGCCATTATTGTTCATTGGTATGGTCAGCCAGAACACCTTTGGCGCAAGAGCTGATGGCGCTGGAGGACGAGGCTTTCTGTCAGGCTCTGGGTCGCGCCTTTGAGTACCGGTTAGGTGAAGTCAAGTCGGTCCAGCACCGGGTTAGCATACCGCTGCGCCAGCGCCATGCAAAAAACTACACCAAGCCAGGAATCGCGTTAGTGGGTGATGCCGCGCATACCATTCACCCCCTGGCAGGGCAAGGTGTGAATCTCGGTTTTTACGATGTGGCTGCGCTGGCTGCTGAGATCGCCCGCGCAAGCGAAAGGCAGATTCCCCTGACTGACGGCAGTATTCTGCGGCGTTATCAGCGCGCGCGTCAGATCCACAACCTTGCCGCGATGGCATCCATGGAAGGCTTTAAACGGCTTTTTGGCGCAGACCATCTGCCGCTGCGCTGGTTGCGTAATCAGGGAATGACCTTTGTGAACAATCAGTTTTTACTGAAGAAGCAACTGGCGAAAATAGCGGCGGGGCAGGTGAGTGGCTGA